A window of Micromonospora eburnea genomic DNA:
GCACCGCCCTGCTGGTGGTGCTGGAGCGGCTGACCCCGGAGCAGCGGGTGGCGTTCGTGCTGCACGACGTCTTCGCTGTGCCGTTCGTCACCATCGCCGACGTGCTCGGCACCACCGCCGTCGCCGCCCGGCAGCTCGCCTCCCGGGCCCGCCGTGCGGTCAGCGCGCCCGACGCCCCGCGGCACACCGCCGACCTGGCCGAGCAGCGGCGGGTGCTCACCGCGTTCGCGGCCGCCGTGGAGTCCGGAGACCTGGACCGGCTGGTCCAGGTGCTCGCCCCGGACGTGGTGATGATCGGCGACGGTGGCGGGCACATCCCGGCGGCCCGCCGGCCGGTGATCGGCGCCGTCGCCGCGGCCCGCCTCGTTCTCGGTCTCTTCGGCCAGGCCACCCGGCGGGGCGGCCGGCTCGCGGTCCGGCCCGTGCTGGTCGACGGCGCGCTCGGCTGGCAGGCGGAGACGGTGCTCCGGGGGCAGCCGGTCCGCATGGTCACCTCGTTCGCCGTGCACGACGGCCGGGTCACCGGCGTGTTCAACCAGGTCAACCCGGAGAAGGTGGCCCACCTGGCCGGGCTCGGGGCGGACGCCGGCTGGCCGCCGCGCTGGTAGCGGCCGGCTCAGACCACCAGGGCCAGCCACTTCCGGTACGACGTGGCGAACGGCTCGGTGCCGTCCCCGAGCGCGACGAGGAGCCGGCGGGCGGCGGCCTCCGCCTCGACGACCACGTCGTCCGGGTAGCCGAAGCGCGCCCGGTTCTCGGCGAACTCGTCCTCGTCGCGCAGCTCGACGATGCCGGTCTCCCGGCGGCGGACCACGTCCAGGTCGAGGTCGATCAGGTGGACCGTGCTCTCGCCGTCCCACCGTGCCGGGGTGGTGATGTCGCAGTAGACCTCGCTGGTCCGCGGCGGCGGGTTGAACATGCCGGTCCACCAGCCGTGCCGGGGCACCAGCAACACGAACGGGATCTGCTCGACCGAGGGCCGGCCGTGGTAGACCGATTCGGTGCCGGCCGGCACGCCGAGCCACACACCGAGGTCGTCCTCGGCGAGCCGGCGGGCGGGGTAGTCACGGTGGGCGCTGCCGTCGTACTTGCGGTAGATCACGCGGACCACATCGCTCGGCATGACTGGCACCCTAACCGATTCCGGCCACGCGACGCGATCGGCAGGTAACCGGACGCGATCCGACCGGACCGCGCCACGAAGCGGTTCGACGCGACCCCTGTCAGCGGCGGCGGGTACGGTCGCACGGTGACCCTGCCCCGTACCGCCACCGGTCCCACCGTCCGAAAGAAGCGCCGGGGCAACCGGCCCAGCGGCGGCGAACTGCTGGCCGCGGCGATCGGCGCGGTCCCCGGCGGCGCGGCCCGCCCCGGCCAGCAGCAGATGGCCGAGGCGATCGAGCAGAGCATCAGCTCCGGCGAGCACCTGCTGGTCCAGGCCGGCACCGGCACCGGCAAGTCGCTGGCGTACCTGACCCCGGCGCTGACCGTGGATGGCCCGGTGGTGGTCTCCACCGCCACCCTGGCGTTGCAGTCCCAACTGGTCGATCACGACCTGCCCCGGCTGGCCGACGCGGTGGAGTCGCTGCTCGGCCGCCGTCCGACCTTCGCGGTGCTGAAGGGCCGGCACCACTACCTGTGCCTGGCCAGGTTGGACAGCTCCACAGAGGAGGAGCCGGAGGACACCCTCTTCGACGCACCCCGGCCCGGCGGCGGCACCAAGTGGCTCGGCGAGGCGGGCCGGCTCGGCAAGCAGATCCAGCGGCTGCGCGACTGGGCGGAGAAGACCGCCACCGGCGATCGGGACGAGTTGGATCCGGGGGTCGACGACCAGGTCTGGCGGACCGTGTCGATGCCGGCGCGGGAATGCGTCGGCGCGGCCCGCTGCCCGTTCGGGCAGGAGTGCTTCGCCGAGGCGTCGCGGGCCCGGGCCCGCGAGGCCGACATCGTCGTCACCAACCACAGCCTCCTCGCCGTCGACATGCTCGCCGGCCGGCACATCGTGCCGCCACACAAGCTGCTCATCGTCGACGAGGCGCACGAGCTGGCCGACCGGGTCTCCTCAGCGGCCCAGGCCGAGCTGGTCCCGGAGCTGATCGACAGATCCGCCCGCCGGGCCCGGCCGCTGCTGCGCCCGGAACTGGCCGAACGGCTCACCGAGGCCGGCGACGCCCTCGCGGTGGGGCTGGCCGAGGTGCCGGCCGGGCGGCTCACCGCCGGGCTGCCGCCCGCGCTACGCGAGGCGTGCACACTGCTGGACGGGGCCACCCGGGCGGCGTTGGAGTCGATCGGCGACGTCAAGTCCGACGACCCGGACCCGGTCCGCAAACAGCAGGCCAAGGCGGTGCTGGACGAACTGTCCAGCACCGCGCAGCGGCTGCTGGAAGAGGCCGACCACGACGTGGCCTGGGTGGAGAAGCCGGAGAACGGCAGCCGCCGCGCCCTGGTGGTCGCGCCGCTCTCCGTCGCCGGCACCCTCGCCACCCACCTGTACGACGAACGTACGGTGGTCGTCACGTCGGCCACCCTGGCGCTGGGCGGGCGCTTCGACACGGTCGCCCGCGCGCTGGGGCTGGACGCGCCACCACCCGCCCCGCCATCCCCGGCCGCCGCCGCGCTGGCCGCCACGGCCGCTGCCGGTCGGCCCCGGACCGGGGCCGCGGACACCGAGGGCAGGCAGAGCGCAGCCGGCACGGCACCGGCCACCGAGGGGCCCGGTTGGCGTTCGCTCGACGTCGGCTCGCCGTTCGACTACGCGCGGCAGGGCATCCTGTACGTCGCCGCACACCTGCCCCGCCCCAGCGTCTCCGGGCTGCCCGACGCGGCCGGCGAGGAGCTGTTGGCACTGGTCGGGGCGCTCGGCGGGCGTACCCTCGGGCTCTTCTCCTCGCGGCGGGCCGCGCAGCAGGCGGCGGAGCTGCTCCGCGCGCGGACCGACCTGCCGGTGCTGCTACAGGGCGAGGAGGCGCTGCCGCTGCTGGTCCGCCGGTTCCGGGAGGAGCGGGAGAGCTGCCTGTTCGGGGTGATGTCGCTCTGGCAGGGGGTGGACGTGCCGGGTGACTCCTGCCAGCTCGTGGTGATCGACCGGCTGCCGTTCCCCCGGCCCGACGAGCCGCTGGCCGCGGCCCGCGCGGCGGCGGTGGACGCCGGCGGCGGCTCCGGTTTCGCCGCGGTCAGCGTGCCGATCGCGGCGGTCCGGCTGGCCCAGGGCGTCGGCCGGCTGATCCGGGCCACCGGCGACCGGGGGGTGGTGGCGGTGCTCGACTCCCGGCTGGAGACCGCCCGCGGCTACGGACCGTTCCTGCGCCGCTCGCTGCCGCCGTTCTGGTACACCACCCGGTCCGACGTGGCCCGGGGCGCACTGGAACGGCTCGGCCGCTCCTGACCGGCCGCCTCTCGGCAGCCGGACCCGCCCGCGTTGATCAACCGCCGCCCGCGTTGATCAACTCCACGTGCGGCACACCGTGGTCTCCGCAGAGCCACCCGCGTTGATCAACTCCACGTGCGGCACACCGTGGTCTCCGCCAGCCCGGAGACCGCACGTTGCCGCAACCCGCGCTGATCCACTCCAGATGCCGCACATCGCGGTCTCCGCCCAGCCACCCGCATTGATCAACTCCACGTGCCGCACATCGTGGTCTCCGCCAGCCCGGAGACCACACATTGCCGCACCTGGAGTTGCCAAGACCTAGGGAGCCTGGGAGGCCACCACGACGGCGTCCGGCGGGGTGTCCGGCACGGTCCGGGCGGCGAGCCGGCGGATCGCGGTGTTGAGCACCGCGATCAGCGGCACCGCGACCAGCGCGCCGGCGATGCCGGCGAGGACCACCCCGGCCGCGATCCCGATGATCACGGCGAGCGGGTGGATGGCCACCGCCCGACCCATGATCAACGGCTGGAGCACGTGCCCCTCCATCTGCTGCACGCCGATCACCGCACCCAGAATGATCAACGCGGTCACCGGGCCGCTGTCCACGAGCGCGACCAGCACGGCCACCCCGCCGGAGAGCGCCGCCCCGACGATCGGGATGAACGCCCCCAGGAAGACCAGGGCGGCCAGTGGGAACGCGAACGGAATGTCGAAGATGACCAGGAAGACGCCGATGCCGACGGCGTCTATGAAGGCGACCAGCACGGTGGCCCGGACGTACGCGCCCAGCGTCGCCCAGGAGGCCCGGCCGGCGTCATCGACCTTCCAGCGGGCGGCCACCGGCAGCAACCGGACCAGGAACCGCCAGATCTTGTTGCCATCGCGCAGGAAGAAGAAGGTCGCGAAGAGCACCAGGACGGTGCCGGTCAGCACCTCGGCCAGCGTCGCCGTGGCGGAGAGGGCGCTGGTGGTGACCGTCTTGGAGTTGCCGGTGATCCAGGTCTGCGCCTCGTCGATGTAGTGGTTGAGCTGGCTGTCCGAGACGTGCAGCGGGCCCGTCCTGAGCCAGTCCTGGATCTGCCGTACGCCCTGCGACGACTTCTCGCTCAGCTCGGGCACGCCCCGGATGAACTCGTTCACCGCCAGGGTGAGCGTGCCGACCACCGCGGCCAGGCCGCCGACCAGCACCACACCGGTCGCCAGCGAGCGCGGGAAGCGGGCCCTGAGCAGCCAGCCGACCGCCGGGGCGAGCAGCGCGGAGAGCAGCAGCGCGATCGCCAGCGGGATGATCACGATGCGGATGGTGCCGACGATCCTGAGCAGCGCCCAGGCGACGATGCCGATCGCGATCAACCGCCAGGACCAGGCGGCGGCGATCCGCAGCGCGTGCGGCACGTCGGCGTCGTCCTGGCTGGCGGTCGACGGGTGCGGGGCGCTCGACGGTTCCGGACCGGCCGTGGTCGCCGCTCCCGCAGTCGCCGGGCCCGACGGAATGTCCGGCTCCCCCGGCGCGTCCACGGGGTCGACCCGGCGGGCCCGGGCCGACGCGCGGCCCGAATCGTACGCGCGGCGGAGCCGTCCGCGCATCCGCTCGAAGCGGCTCAAGCGCACCTCCCGGAAACTGGTCCGCCCACGGCACAGGGGGGACAGAATAGTCGTCCGTCCCACCCTAGGTCGGGTCCGCCACACATCGCCCCTGCCCCATTCCGGCCAACCACGCCGACGATCGACCGTGGCGTACGCGGTAGCGTCTTCGCGTGACCGTCGACCAGAACCTCGACTCCGGCCTGCCGATCCGTCTGCTGCACGACCGCGTGCTGGTGCGGACGGAGGGCAGCGACGGGGAACGCCGATCCACCGCCGGCATCGTGATCCCGGCCACAGCAGCGGTGGGCAAGCGACTGGCCTGGGCGACCGCCGTGGGGGTGGGCCCGAACGTGCGCTCCATCGTCTCCGGGGACCGGGTGCTCTTCGACCCCGACGACCGCTCCGAGGTCGAACTGCACGGCCGGGCGTACGTCCTGCTGCGCGAGCGCGACGTGCACGCGGTCGCCGCCGAGCGGGTGGAGAAGGAGCCCTCGGGCTCGACCGGCCTCTACCTGTAGCCCCGCCCCGCCCACCCGGGCGTCGTTTGCCGCGCTGCCCGGCGGGAAGCCCAGGCACCACAGCGCCCTGGGGAGGGACCATGCCGATTGTGCTCAAAAAGCTACTGGCCTGGGGACTCGTCGCGTTCCTGATCTACTACGTGGCCTTCCGCCCGAACGGCGCGGCGCAACTGGTCAAGACGATCGGGGCGGGCCTGATGGCCATCGCCCAGGGCATCGGCGACTTCCTCACCAGCCTGATGGGCTGACCCCACGCCCTGGCCGGCGCCGCGCGTTCCGGCACCGGGGTCCAGGGGGGGTGCGGCTGGGGCCGGTCAGCCGCCGGGGTGCCAGGGCCCGGCAGGAGGGTGGGTGCCGTACCAGCCGGGTGGGCCGTAGCCGGCCGGGTGGGTCGGGGGCGGCGGTGGCGGGGTCAGCACCACCGGGATCGGCACCACCGGCTCGTCCGGGGCCTCGACCGCGCGCCGCGACCCGTCCGGGAACCGCAGATGGTAGTGCCGCCCATCCCAGATCCCGATCGGCGCCTGCGGGTCGCGGCCCACGAAGAACGCCCGGTACGCGCCGATCGAGTCCAGCAACTCCCGCTCCTCCCGCGCCGTCCGGTCCCGTTCGGCCGGCGTCCGGTCCAGCCCTCGGCGCATACCGTCACGCAGCAGCGCCAGCCGGGTCGCGGCGAACTGGTAACCCCGCATCGCCTGCACTCCGCCCTCGCCGGCCACCCGCCGGGCCCAGGTACGCGCGGCGTGCCGCCGGCCGAGGCTGCCCAGTGCGGCCACCTCCGGCGGGGTGAGCCAACCGGCCCGTACATAGTCCGGCAGGGTGCGCTCGGTGAGCCGCCCCTCCCAGGCGCGCAGCCAGATCGCCAGCCCCACCATCGCGAAGAAGATCGGCACCATCACGCCGATGTAGCCGTACAGGACGATGACCGGCTGCCCGGTGGCGACGGCCAGCGAGGGCAGCAGGTTCCAGGTGCCGTGCAGCATCATCGCCACCAGCAGGCCGGCGATCGGGGCGAGAACGCGGACCCGCCGGTCGGCCGTACGGGCGGCGATGCCCAGCCCCACCCCGGTCATCGAGGTGAACAGCGGGTGGGCGAAACCGAAGAGCAGGATCCGGACGATGAAGATGGCGATCACCTGTTGGGCGCCGGTGGCCGGGCCGTACTCCTCGACGCCGGCCCGGTAGCCGTACCCGCCCAGGTAGAGGATGTTCTCCACCATGGCGAACCCGATCGCGGAGAGCCCGCAGTAGACCAGCCCGTCGGTGATCCCGGAGAACTCCCGGCGACGGAAGATCAACAGCAGGATCGGGAAGGCCGCCTTGGTCAACTCCTCGATGAACGGGGCGACCAGCACGGCGGTCAGCGCCGCTGGCAGCCCCCAGTGCTTGAACAGGCTGGCAAAGGCCTCGTTGACCGTCAACGAGATCGACGTCGCGACGAACGCGCCCCAGACGAAACAGAAGATCAGGTACGGCAGCGGCTCGGGTTCGTACCGGTCCAGCCAGAGGAAGCAGGCGACCAGCACCGGCACCGGCAGGATCGCCGCGATCACCCCGACCAGCAGGGCCTGCGGGCCCAATCCGGTGCCAAGCGTGTAGAGAATGAAGACCGCGCCGGCGGCGATCACCACCAGAAGCCCGACGAGGGCCACGATCCGCCACCAGTTCAGCTGGCGCTTCGGCAACCGGGGAGTCGACGACCCCGGCGGCGGGAGGGCGGGCACGGGCGGCGGCGGGGCTCCGCCGGGCGGGGTGTCGGCCATGGCGTCAGCGTAGTCACCCGCGCCGCTCTGGTTCGGCCGCATCGGTGCGCGTATGCTCCCGGACAGGTCACGAGCGCCAGCGTCAAGCCCCGGCTTGCTGGCCGGCAACCCTCGTCGAGTTCGCGGTGGGGTGCCCCGGGTGATGACCGGGCCCAGCCCGAACCGCGTGCTGGGCAAGCGCGGACCCCGTCCCGGTAGCCACGCCCCGGGGTCCCCTGGACCCGGGAGGTTCCGGCATGACCGTCACCCTCGTACCCGCCCCGCTCACGTTGTCCGCGCCGCCGGCGCCGCACCGGCCGGACCCGCTCGCCGTGCTCGGCGTACCAGGGGAGATCAACCTGGACCACGCCGCCAGCGCGCCGTGCGCACGGGCCGCGGCCGACGCGGTGGCCGAGCTCCTGCCCTGGTACGCGAGCGTGCACCGCGGCGCCGGGGCGCTGTCGCGACGCTGCACCCTCGCCTACGAGCGGGCCCGGCAGACGGTGGCCGACTTTCTCGGCGCCCGCCCCGGCGACCATGTGATCTTCACCCGGAACACCACCGACGCGGTCAACCTGCTCGCCCGGGCGCTGCCCGCCGGCACCACCGTGGTCACCTTCGCCGGCGAGCACCACGCCAACCTGCTCCCCTGGCCGCGCGGCTCGGTCCGGCTCCCGGTGCCGGCCAGTCCCGCCGAGGCGGTACGCGCCCTCGACGCGGCCCTGCGCGAGCTGCGCCGGGTCGGCCCCCGGTCGGGCGGCGGCGCATCCGAGCTGCCCGTCCTGGTCGCGGTGACCGGCGCGAGCAACATGACCGGGGAACGCTGGCCGGTGGCCGAACTGGCCCGGGCGGCCCGCCGGCACGACGCCCGGATCCTGGTGGACGCCGCGCAGCTCGCCCCGCACGCCCCGGTCGACCTGGCCGCGCTGGACGTGGACTACCTGGCGCTCTCCGGCCACAAGCTGTACGCCCCGTTCGGCGTCGGCGTGCTGGTCGGGCGCGGGGACTGGCTGGACGCCGCGCCGCCGTACCTGGCCGGTGGGGGCGCGACCAGCCACGTCGGTGCGGCCACCCACGACGTACGCTGGGCCACCGGGCCGGCACGGCACGAGGCCGGCACCCCGAACCTGCTCGGCGCGGTGGCGCTCGCCGCGGTCTGCGCCGCGCTCGGCGAGGCCGATCGGGACGCGCTGCACGCCCGCGAGCAGGCGCTGCTGACCCGGCTGCGGAACGGGCTCGCCGCCCTGCCGCACGTGGTGGAGCTGCGTATCTTCGGGCCGGACGCGCCCCGGGTCGGCATCGTCTCGTTCGTGGTCGCCGGCCGGGACTCCGCCGAGGTCGCCGCCCAGCTCGCCAGCACGCACCGGATCGGGGTGCGGGACGGGCTCTTCTGCGCCCACCCGCTGGCCCGGCGGCTGCTGGTCGAGGCGGCGGCGCGCAGCGGGCGGCGTGACCTGCCCCCGACCGCGCTGCGGGCCAGCCTCGGCCTCGGCACCACCGCCGCCGAGGTGGACGCCCTCGTCAGCGCACTCGCCCAGCCGGGCTGAAACCGCGCGACACGGTGGGTCAGCCGACCGGAGGTGCCGTGGGCGGCTTGGGGGCGGGGCTCTGCTCGCTCGTGCCGCCCCCGCGCTCCTCCCGCTCGCCGAACGCCTGCCGGACCAACCGGTTCGCCTCCTCCTGGTCGATGCCGGAGGCCACCATCAGGTCGCTCGCCGCGGTACGGACCTGCGCGATCACCACGCTGCCGGAGAAACCGACCCCCTCGGCGTAGCCCCGGCCGGCCTCGCTGACCGCGCGCAGCGCCCGCTCCCGGGCCCGCTGGGGTTCCTCCCCGACGGCGAACTCGTGCTGGAGCAGGCGTACCGACTCGGCGAGGTGGGCGATGGCGGCGGGCATCGGTTCGGGCACCGGCTCCTCGTCCTCGATCAGGGTCACCGAGCGGCGGATCAGCGTGCCGCTGTTGCGCATCGCCCGATCGATCGGGTCGGCCGCCTCGGCGTAGTGGGTCAGTTCGTTGCGTCGGCGCCAGCGGACCGGAGCGATGGTGATGGTCTCCTTGGCGCCCTCGATCGCCTCCGTGAACGCGGCCAGCTCCTCCTTGTTCTCCCGCAGCCGGTGCAGCGCCCGCTGCGCCGCGTCGCGGTCCCGCGTACGCAGCGCCTCGGCGCAGATGTCGAGCTGCCCCGCGAGCAGTTCCAGCGCCGGCCGGGCGGCCCGGTTGATCACGCGCAGCGGATTGAGTGGCAGCAGGATCGCGGTCACCAGCAGCGCGATCGAGCCGCCCACGGCCGCGTCGATGAAGCGGGGGATCTCCAGGTTCTTGGTGGATGGGCTCAGGGTCACGATCAGCACGGCGGTGGCCGCGGCCTGGATCACGACCGCCACGCTCGCCCCGGCGAAGATGCTCAACAGGATCGCCGCGGTCACCACCATGCCCAGCTGCCATGCGCCGGTCCCGAGCGCGAGGATCAGGCCGTCGCCGATCGCCACCCCGAGCGCCACCCCGATGATCAGCTCCACGGTCCGGCGGAACCGCTGGCCGACGGAGGCGGCCAGGGTGCCTACCGCGGAGATCGGGGCGAAGACCGGTTGCGGGTTGCCGAGCACCCGGTGGGCGACCAGGTAGGCCAGGGCGGCGGCGAGGCCCGCCTGGACCGCGAGACCACCGGCGGTACGCACCCGGTGCAACCGGTCGTGCCAGGTGGCTCGACCTCGTTGGCGCAGCGTCTCCATCGCCTCGGCGATCCGGGCCGAGTCGACGTCGACCAGCCCCTCGCGCAGCCGGGTACGCCGCAGGAACGAGGGTCGCCGGTCCCGGGCAATGGTCATGGCCGGTACTACCCGTCCCACACCTGGTGAATCCTCGCCGTGCCGGCGCCGGCACGGCAGACTGCACCGGGTGGACGAGCTGATGCGACGGTGGCGGGACGCGGCGCACGCGGCGGGGGCATCCGAACCGGCCGAGGTCGAGCGGGCCGGGGCACGGCTGCTGGCCGCCTGGCGGGAGCCGCACCGGCGTTACCACACCACCACCCACCTGCGGGCGGTGCTGGACGTGGTCGACGCGTACGCCGGGTCGGCCCGCCGGCCGGCACTGGTCCGGCTGGCGGCCTGGTGCCACGACGCGGTCTACGACCCGCGGGCCGGCGGGGACGCCAACGAGCGGGCCAGTGCCGAGTTGGCCGGGGACCTGCTCGCCGCCGCCGGGTTGCCGGCGGACGCGGTGACCGAGGTACGCCGGCTCGTGCTGCTCACCGCCGGACACGTCGCGCGGCCCGACGACCCGGACGGTGCCCTGCTCTGCGACGCCGACCTGGCGATCCTGGCCGCCCCGCCGGACGACTACGACCGCTACGCCACCGCCGTCCGCCACGAGTACGCGCACGTCCCCGACCCGGACTTCCGGACCGGCCGGGCGGCCGTGCTGGCGGGCCTGCTGTCTTTGCCCACCCTCTACCGGCTGCCCGCCGCGCAGGCTCATTGGGAGGTCCGTGCCCGGACCAACGTCACCCGCGAACTCGCGGCCCTGGCAGGCGGGTGAGGTGCTTGGGGCGGCGGAGGCCGGAGTCACGCAGGAGACGGACGAGGTCGCGGGAGGGAACCACCCGGGCACCGAGCCAGACGGCCATCGGGAACCGTTCCGCCGGCAGGTCGTAGTGGTCCCGGTCGAAGCCACGGCGGGGCGCGCCCAGCGCCTCGGCGAAGACGTGCAGCTCCTCGTACGAGACGTCGCTGATCAGGTGTGACCAGAGCCGTCCCCGCCAGGGCACCACAGGGCGGTCCAGATACAGCATGCTCCGCCTAGCGGGACGACGGAAGCTCGACGCTGTCGTCGTCGCCACCCCGATCGGCCGCGAAACCGCGGACGTCCGGGGCACCCAGCCGGGCCGCGTCGGCGGCCACGTCGTCGGGCATCAGCTGCGACCGCCGCTCGGCGTCCACCCGGGCCCGGTAGTGGGCCACCTCGCGGGCCCGGGTCGCCTCGTCCCAGCCGAGCACCGCGCCCATCAGCTCCGCGGCGTGCTCCGCCGACTCCAGGCCCCGGTGGCTGGTCTCGAAGTCGATCCGGGTACGCCGGGTCAGCACGTCCTCCAGGTGCAGCGCACCCTCGGCGCGGGCCGCGTACGTCACCTCGGCGGCCAGGTACTCCGGGGCGCCGGCCAGCGGCGAACCGAGCAGCGGTTCGGCGTCGATCAGGGCGAGCAGGTCCCGGGTGAGCGTGCCGTACCGCTCCAGCAGGTGCTCGACCACACCCACCGGCACCCCGTGCCGGCGGGCCAGGTCGGCCCGGTCCCGCCACATGGCCGCGTACCCGTCGGCGCCGAGCAGCGGCAGGTCTGCGGTACGCGACGGGCGGGTCCCGCCCAGCCGGTGCACGGCCCGGTCGACCACGTCCGAGGCCATCACCCGGTACGTCGTGTACTTGCCGCCGGCCACCAGCAGCAGCCCGAGCATCGGCTCGACCACCGCGTGCTCCCGGGACAGCTTGGAGGTGGAGTCCGCCTCGCCGGCCAGCAGCGGGCGCAGCCCGGCGTACACGCCCTCGATGTCGTCGGTGGTGAGGGGCCGGTCCAGCACCGCGTTGACCTGCTCCAGCAGGTAGTCGATGTCGTGGGCGGTGGCCGCCGGGTGGGACCGGTCCAGCCGCCAGTCGGTGTCGGTGGTGCCGATGATCCAGTGACCGCCCCACGGGATCACGAAGAGCACGCTGGTGGCGGTACGCAGGATCAGCCCGGCCTCGCCGGTGATCGCCGAGCGGGGCACCACCAGGTGCACCCCCTTGGAGGCCCGGACCCGCAGGCCGGGGCGCAGCCCGACGTCGTTGAGCATCCGCGACATGTCGTCGCTCCACACGCCGGTCGCGGCGATCACCGTGCGGGCGCGTACCTCGAACTCGGCGTCGGGCGACCCGGCGGGCGCCTCCAGGTCGCGGACCCGGACCCCGGTCACCTCGCGGGCCTGCCGGATCAGCCCGACCGCCCGGGCGCTGGTCACCACGGTCGCCCCGAGGCTGGCCGCCGTCCGGGCCAGCGTCACCACCAGGCGCGCGTCGTCGACCTGCCCGTCGTAGTAGCGGATCGCCCCGGCCAGATCGTCCGCCCGCAGGCTCGGGAAGACCCGACGGGTGCCCTCCCGGGACAGGTGTCGGTGCATCGGCATGCCCCGCCCGCCGCCGAACATCCCGGCGAACGCGTCGTAGGCGGCCACCCCGGCGCCGTAGTAGGACCGGCGGAAGAACCGCCCCGGCAGGTCCCGCAGCCCGCCCTCGGCCCGAAGCGGAACCAGGAACGGCACCGGGCGCACCAGGTGCGGGGCGAGCCGGGTGGCGAGCAGCCCGCGCTCGGTGAGCGCCTCGTGGACCAGGTGGAACTCCAACTGCTCCAGGTAGCGCAGCCCGCCGTGGATCAGTTTGCTGGATCGGCTGGAGGTGCCGGCGGCGAGGTCCCGCGCCTCCACCAGCGCCACCTTCAGCCCTCGCGAGGCGGCGTCGAGGGCGGCACCGGCACCGGTCACCCCACCGCCGATGACCAGCACGTCGAACCGCTCGGCGCGGAGTCGGCGCAGGTCATCGGCGCGGCGCTCGGCGGAGAGCTGACCGGCCACGGCTCGGGACACGTTCGGGTCACGCACCCGTCCACCGTAACCGTCCCGGCGCTCCGGCGACATGTGCCGTCCCCGCGCATCAGCAGCCCGGCCCGTTCCGGCCGCCCGCTCGGCGGCCCGGCGTGTCGCGACCGGGCGGCGTCACCGGCGTCGCCCGTCATACGGTTTGCGGATGCCAGCCACCGCAGCGCACGGTCCCACACCCCACCTCCGGCCGACCGGGAGCAGTCCCTGGGCGGTGGTCGCCGCGGTGCTGGTCGGCGGCTGGGCCGTCCTGGTGACCGTGTCGAGCCAGGTCGTCGGCTGGGCGGT
This region includes:
- the sigJ gene encoding RNA polymerase sigma factor SigJ, whose amino-acid sequence is MGDLAAEFEAERGHLLAVAHRMLGTRSEAEDAVQETWLRYAKALADPTDRAQIRELRGWLTTTCSRICLDVLRSARVRREAYPGQWLPEPVVAEVPAVDGFAPDPAERAVRAEQLGTALLVVLERLTPEQRVAFVLHDVFAVPFVTIADVLGTTAVAARQLASRARRAVSAPDAPRHTADLAEQRRVLTAFAAAVESGDLDRLVQVLAPDVVMIGDGGGHIPAARRPVIGAVAAARLVLGLFGQATRRGGRLAVRPVLVDGALGWQAETVLRGQPVRMVTSFAVHDGRVTGVFNQVNPEKVAHLAGLGADAGWPPRW
- a CDS encoding DUF402 domain-containing protein; amino-acid sequence: MPSDVVRVIYRKYDGSAHRDYPARRLAEDDLGVWLGVPAGTESVYHGRPSVEQIPFVLLVPRHGWWTGMFNPPPRTSEVYCDITTPARWDGESTVHLIDLDLDVVRRRETGIVELRDEDEFAENRARFGYPDDVVVEAEAAARRLLVALGDGTEPFATSYRKWLALVV
- a CDS encoding ATP-dependent DNA helicase, whose translation is MTLPRTATGPTVRKKRRGNRPSGGELLAAAIGAVPGGAARPGQQQMAEAIEQSISSGEHLLVQAGTGTGKSLAYLTPALTVDGPVVVSTATLALQSQLVDHDLPRLADAVESLLGRRPTFAVLKGRHHYLCLARLDSSTEEEPEDTLFDAPRPGGGTKWLGEAGRLGKQIQRLRDWAEKTATGDRDELDPGVDDQVWRTVSMPARECVGAARCPFGQECFAEASRARAREADIVVTNHSLLAVDMLAGRHIVPPHKLLIVDEAHELADRVSSAAQAELVPELIDRSARRARPLLRPELAERLTEAGDALAVGLAEVPAGRLTAGLPPALREACTLLDGATRAALESIGDVKSDDPDPVRKQQAKAVLDELSSTAQRLLEEADHDVAWVEKPENGSRRALVVAPLSVAGTLATHLYDERTVVVTSATLALGGRFDTVARALGLDAPPPAPPSPAAAALAATAAAGRPRTGAADTEGRQSAAGTAPATEGPGWRSLDVGSPFDYARQGILYVAAHLPRPSVSGLPDAAGEELLALVGALGGRTLGLFSSRRAAQQAAELLRARTDLPVLLQGEEALPLLVRRFREERESCLFGVMSLWQGVDVPGDSCQLVVIDRLPFPRPDEPLAAARAAAVDAGGGSGFAAVSVPIAAVRLAQGVGRLIRATGDRGVVAVLDSRLETARGYGPFLRRSLPPFWYTTRSDVARGALERLGRS
- a CDS encoding AI-2E family transporter translates to MRGRLRRAYDSGRASARARRVDPVDAPGEPDIPSGPATAGAATTAGPEPSSAPHPSTASQDDADVPHALRIAAAWSWRLIAIGIVAWALLRIVGTIRIVIIPLAIALLLSALLAPAVGWLLRARFPRSLATGVVLVGGLAAVVGTLTLAVNEFIRGVPELSEKSSQGVRQIQDWLRTGPLHVSDSQLNHYIDEAQTWITGNSKTVTTSALSATATLAEVLTGTVLVLFATFFFLRDGNKIWRFLVRLLPVAARWKVDDAGRASWATLGAYVRATVLVAFIDAVGIGVFLVIFDIPFAFPLAALVFLGAFIPIVGAALSGGVAVLVALVDSGPVTALIILGAVIGVQQMEGHVLQPLIMGRAVAIHPLAVIIGIAAGVVLAGIAGALVAVPLIAVLNTAIRRLAARTVPDTPPDAVVVASQAP
- a CDS encoding GroES family chaperonin; amino-acid sequence: MTVDQNLDSGLPIRLLHDRVLVRTEGSDGERRSTAGIVIPATAAVGKRLAWATAVGVGPNVRSIVSGDRVLFDPDDRSEVELHGRAYVLLRERDVHAVAAERVEKEPSGSTGLYL
- a CDS encoding PrsW family intramembrane metalloprotease, translated to MRPNQSGAGDYADAMADTPPGGAPPPPVPALPPPGSSTPRLPKRQLNWWRIVALVGLLVVIAAGAVFILYTLGTGLGPQALLVGVIAAILPVPVLVACFLWLDRYEPEPLPYLIFCFVWGAFVATSISLTVNEAFASLFKHWGLPAALTAVLVAPFIEELTKAAFPILLLIFRRREFSGITDGLVYCGLSAIGFAMVENILYLGGYGYRAGVEEYGPATGAQQVIAIFIVRILLFGFAHPLFTSMTGVGLGIAARTADRRVRVLAPIAGLLVAMMLHGTWNLLPSLAVATGQPVIVLYGYIGVMVPIFFAMVGLAIWLRAWEGRLTERTLPDYVRAGWLTPPEVAALGSLGRRHAARTWARRVAGEGGVQAMRGYQFAATRLALLRDGMRRGLDRTPAERDRTAREERELLDSIGAYRAFFVGRDPQAPIGIWDGRHYHLRFPDGSRRAVEAPDEPVVPIPVVLTPPPPPPTHPAGYGPPGWYGTHPPAGPWHPGG